A stretch of Halocalculus aciditolerans DNA encodes these proteins:
- a CDS encoding potassium channel family protein, producing MAGRVAYEPASVKDLLVEMKDTAELLIDLSYSAVLHGSDDIAAEVLKLEERMDVLQLRARMSLMMAARNPEDAETLAPVLGIVGAAEKISDAAGDIAKVVVEDMGVPEAIRTALPEAVESVARAYLDAASEYATRTLGDVNLETETGVRVIAIRRGDADTEWLLNPDAETTLQPDDVLFLRGVEDGLADVYEAATGADYEPAAHVEPDIADLERAVDSLVMMKNMSELAVDLAYGAVLFDSEEIAAEVVELEAEVDALKTRFEAWVLRAAADVHDPVSLRGLVHLANATEVISDAALEISEGVLRGLDTHVVVQEAVEESDEVIVRETVEPGSDLDGRTLGDADVETETGMRVIAVRRPEEYDAGRGLERDGEDRWVVQPGPDTTVYAGDVLLAKGTRAGADRLADATS from the coding sequence ATGGCCGGCCGCGTCGCGTACGAACCCGCGAGCGTGAAAGACCTCCTCGTGGAGATGAAGGACACGGCGGAGCTCCTCATCGACCTCTCGTACTCCGCCGTCCTCCACGGGAGCGACGACATCGCCGCGGAAGTCCTCAAGCTCGAAGAGCGGATGGACGTCCTCCAGCTGCGCGCGCGCATGAGCCTCATGATGGCAGCGCGCAACCCCGAGGACGCCGAGACGCTCGCGCCGGTGTTAGGAATCGTCGGCGCGGCCGAGAAGATTAGCGACGCCGCCGGCGACATCGCGAAAGTCGTCGTCGAGGACATGGGCGTCCCCGAGGCGATTCGCACCGCGCTCCCCGAAGCCGTCGAGTCCGTCGCGCGCGCCTACCTCGACGCCGCCTCCGAGTACGCCACGCGCACGCTCGGCGACGTCAACCTCGAAACCGAGACGGGCGTCCGCGTCATCGCCATCCGGCGCGGCGACGCCGACACCGAGTGGCTCCTCAACCCCGACGCCGAGACGACCCTCCAGCCCGACGACGTCCTCTTCCTCCGCGGCGTCGAGGACGGCCTCGCCGACGTCTACGAGGCCGCGACCGGCGCGGACTACGAGCCCGCCGCGCACGTCGAACCCGACATCGCCGACCTCGAACGCGCCGTCGACTCGCTCGTCATGATGAAGAACATGAGCGAACTCGCCGTCGACCTCGCCTACGGCGCGGTGCTCTTCGACTCCGAGGAGATCGCCGCCGAAGTCGTCGAACTCGAAGCCGAGGTCGACGCGCTCAAGACGCGCTTCGAGGCGTGGGTGCTCCGCGCCGCCGCCGACGTCCACGACCCGGTCAGCCTCCGCGGCCTCGTCCACCTCGCGAACGCCACGGAAGTCATCAGCGACGCCGCCCTCGAAATCTCCGAAGGCGTGCTCCGCGGCCTCGACACTCACGTCGTCGTCCAGGAAGCGGTCGAGGAGTCCGACGAAGTCATCGTCCGCGAGACCGTCGAACCCGGGAGCGACCTCGACGGCCGCACGCTCGGCGACGCCGACGTCGAGACCGAGACGGGGATGCGCGTCATCGCCGTCCGCCGCCCCGAGGAGTACGACGCCGGCCGCGGCCTCGAACGCGACGGCGAGGACCGCTGGGTCGTCCAACCCGGCCCCGACACCACCGTCTACGCGGGCGACGTCCTCCTCGCGAAAGGCACGCGCGCCGGCGCGGACCGCCTCGCCGACGCCACCAGCTAA
- the thsB gene encoding thermosome subunit beta, with translation MSQQQRMQGQPMIIMGDDAQRVKDKDAQEHNISAARAVADAVRSTLGPKGMDKMLVDSMGDVTITNDGVTILQEMDIDNPTAEMIVEVAETQEDEAGDGTTTAVAIAGELLKNAEDLLEQDIHPTAIIKGFHLASEKAREEVDNVAIDVDTDDEDLLRSVAETSMTGKGAELDKELLSQIIVDAVRQVAVDADDGSTIVDAGNINIETQTGRGVSESELLRGAAIDKDPVVDNMPTAFDDASVLLLNEAIEVEEAEADTNVSIDSPDQLQQFLDQEEKQLKEKVQQIVDVGADVVFCQKGIDDMAQHYLAKEGILAIRRTKKSDIEFLHDILGGSVVTDLDAVTEADLGQGAISRDSEDELFYVEGTGEDAHGVTILLRASTDHVVDELERGVTDALDVVAQTVSDGRVLPGGGAVEVEVADRLRSHADSVSGREQLAVEAFADALELVPRVLAENAGLDPIDILVDLRSEHESGNETVGLNVFTDSLEDTYEAGIVEPAHAKEQALSSATEAANLVLKIDDIISAGDLSTDKGDDDAGGPPAGGMGGGMGGMM, from the coding sequence ATGTCACAGCAACAGCGGATGCAGGGTCAGCCCATGATTATCATGGGGGACGACGCACAGCGCGTAAAAGACAAGGACGCGCAGGAACACAACATCTCCGCCGCTCGCGCCGTAGCGGACGCCGTTCGCTCGACGCTCGGCCCGAAAGGGATGGACAAGATGCTCGTCGACTCGATGGGCGACGTCACCATCACGAACGACGGCGTCACCATCCTCCAGGAGATGGACATCGACAACCCGACGGCCGAGATGATCGTCGAAGTCGCCGAGACCCAGGAGGACGAGGCCGGCGACGGGACGACGACCGCCGTCGCCATCGCGGGTGAACTCCTCAAGAACGCCGAGGACCTCCTCGAGCAGGACATCCACCCGACGGCCATCATCAAGGGCTTCCACCTCGCCAGCGAGAAGGCCCGCGAGGAAGTCGACAACGTCGCCATCGACGTCGACACCGACGACGAGGACCTCCTCCGCTCCGTCGCCGAGACCTCCATGACCGGCAAGGGCGCGGAGCTCGACAAGGAGCTCCTCTCCCAGATCATCGTCGACGCCGTCCGCCAGGTCGCCGTCGACGCCGACGACGGCTCCACCATCGTCGACGCCGGGAACATCAACATCGAGACGCAGACCGGACGCGGCGTCAGCGAGTCCGAGCTCCTCCGCGGTGCCGCCATCGACAAGGACCCCGTCGTCGACAACATGCCGACCGCGTTCGACGACGCCTCCGTCCTCCTCCTCAACGAAGCCATCGAGGTCGAGGAAGCCGAAGCCGACACGAACGTCTCCATCGACAGCCCCGACCAGCTCCAGCAGTTCCTCGACCAGGAGGAGAAGCAGCTGAAGGAGAAGGTCCAGCAGATCGTCGACGTCGGCGCTGACGTCGTCTTCTGCCAGAAGGGCATCGACGACATGGCGCAGCACTACCTCGCGAAAGAGGGCATCCTCGCCATCCGCCGCACGAAGAAGTCGGACATCGAGTTCCTCCACGACATCCTCGGCGGCAGCGTCGTCACGGACCTCGACGCCGTCACCGAAGCCGACCTCGGTCAGGGCGCAATCAGCCGTGACTCCGAGGACGAGCTCTTCTACGTCGAAGGTACGGGCGAGGACGCCCACGGCGTCACCATCCTCCTCCGCGCCTCCACGGACCACGTCGTCGACGAACTCGAACGCGGCGTCACCGACGCCCTCGACGTCGTCGCGCAGACCGTCAGCGACGGTCGCGTCCTCCCCGGCGGCGGCGCCGTGGAAGTCGAAGTCGCCGACCGCCTCCGCTCGCACGCCGACTCCGTCTCCGGCCGCGAGCAGCTCGCCGTCGAGGCGTTCGCCGACGCGCTCGAACTCGTCCCGCGCGTCCTCGCGGAGAACGCCGGCCTCGACCCGATCGACATCCTCGTCGACCTCCGCTCCGAGCACGAATCCGGGAACGAGACCGTCGGCCTCAACGTCTTCACCGACTCCCTCGAAGACACCTACGAAGCCGGCATCGTCGAGCCCGCACACGCCAAAGAACAGGCGCTCTCCAGCGCCACCGAAGCCGCGAACCTCGTCCTCAAAATCGACGACATCATCTCCGCCGGCGACCTCTCCACCGACAAGGGAGACGACGACGCCGGCGGCCCGCCCGCAGGCGGCATGGGCGGCGGCATGGGCGGCATGATGTAA
- the ilvA gene encoding threonine ammonia-lyase → MLELDDVLAAQDRVADVARHTPLDYTHTFSSMSGAEVHMKLENFQRTGSFKIRGATNRIRTLTDAEQDAGVVTASAGNHAQGVALAATRSGVDAKVVMPETAPISKVKATRAYGAEVLLHGVDYNEAQDEAHELEEAEGRTYVHAFDDEDVMAGQGTIGLEILDDLPEVETVVVPIGGGGLISGIATAVKARKPDVRVVGVQAEGASSVADSLKKGERQTLGSVDTIADGIAVRSAGANTFPVIRERVDEVVTVSDGEIAKAVVYLLERGKTMVEGAGAVPLAALLEGKFVYEEDEVIAPVLSGGNMDLNLLTTVVMRGLVDQGRYVKLRTVLKDRPGALEDLLEILTEERTNIYAIQHDRTNRDIAMNAAEVELDLETRGEEHVAGLLDRMEAAGYEVELLV, encoded by the coding sequence ATGCTCGAACTCGACGACGTGCTCGCGGCGCAGGACCGCGTGGCCGACGTCGCCCGCCACACGCCGCTGGACTACACGCACACGTTCTCTTCGATGTCGGGGGCGGAAGTGCACATGAAGCTGGAGAACTTCCAGCGGACGGGTTCGTTCAAGATTCGGGGCGCGACGAACCGAATTCGGACGCTGACGGACGCAGAGCAGGACGCGGGCGTGGTGACGGCGTCGGCGGGGAACCACGCGCAGGGCGTCGCGCTCGCGGCGACGCGGTCCGGCGTCGACGCGAAGGTCGTGATGCCGGAGACCGCGCCCATCTCGAAGGTGAAGGCGACGCGCGCGTACGGCGCGGAAGTCCTCTTACACGGCGTCGACTACAACGAGGCGCAGGACGAGGCGCACGAGCTGGAGGAGGCGGAGGGGCGGACGTACGTGCACGCGTTCGACGACGAGGACGTCATGGCGGGACAGGGGACTATCGGGCTCGAAATCCTCGACGACCTCCCGGAGGTCGAGACGGTGGTCGTCCCCATCGGCGGCGGCGGGCTCATCTCGGGTATCGCGACGGCGGTGAAAGCGCGGAAACCGGACGTGCGCGTCGTCGGCGTGCAGGCCGAAGGGGCGTCGAGCGTCGCGGACAGCCTGAAGAAGGGCGAGCGCCAGACGCTGGGGAGCGTCGACACCATCGCGGACGGCATCGCCGTGCGGAGCGCGGGCGCGAACACCTTCCCCGTCATCCGCGAGCGCGTCGACGAAGTCGTCACCGTCTCCGACGGCGAAATCGCGAAAGCCGTCGTCTACCTCTTAGAGCGCGGGAAGACGATGGTCGAGGGCGCGGGCGCGGTGCCGCTCGCCGCGCTGCTCGAGGGGAAGTTCGTCTACGAGGAGGACGAGGTTATCGCGCCGGTGCTCTCCGGCGGGAACATGGACTTGAACCTCCTGACGACCGTCGTGATGCGCGGTCTCGTCGACCAGGGGCGCTACGTGAAGCTCCGAACGGTGTTAAAAGACCGGCCGGGCGCGCTCGAAGACCTCCTCGAGATTCTCACGGAGGAGCGCACGAACATCTACGCCATCCAGCACGACCGGACGAACCGCGACATCGCGATGAACGCCGCCGAGGTGGAACTCGACCTCGAAACGCGCGGCGAAGAACACGTCGCCGGCCTCCTCGACCGCATGGAGGCCGCGGGCTACGAAGTCGAACTCCTCGTCTGA
- a CDS encoding Rid family detoxifying hydrolase, protein MKRTIETPDAPAAVGAYSQATTNGDIVFTAGQIPMTPDGDLLDDEDIATQTRQSLENVKAILEEEGLTMQDVLKTTVFLGDIDDFDEMNSTYREYFQDNPPARSAVQAGALPKGVGVEIEAVAAQRD, encoded by the coding sequence ATGAAGCGCACTATCGAGACCCCTGATGCTCCTGCCGCGGTCGGCGCGTACAGCCAGGCGACGACGAACGGGGACATCGTCTTCACCGCCGGTCAGATTCCCATGACGCCCGACGGCGACCTCCTCGACGACGAGGACATCGCCACGCAGACCCGGCAGAGCCTCGAGAACGTGAAGGCGATCCTCGAAGAGGAGGGGCTCACGATGCAGGACGTCCTCAAGACCACCGTCTTCCTCGGCGACATCGACGACTTCGACGAGATGAATAGCACGTACAGGGAGTACTTCCAGGACAACCCGCCCGCCCGCAGCGCCGTCCAGGCGGGCGCGCTCCCGAAGGGCGTCGGCGTCGAAATCGAAGCCGTCGCCGCGCAGCGCGACTAA
- a CDS encoding FAD-dependent monooxygenase yields the protein MTGDAFDVDVVVVGGGPSGCSAGVFLARYGFETRVFDRGVAALPRSAFLANYPGFPAGIDIETFTDLLHDHAETAGCDVVPDMVESVDHGESEGFVVETQEGREVAARYVVAASWYDGEYLRPLTGGEAFEAHEHDGDEHEHFDPDYVDADGRTPVDGLYVVAPAGQRNAQAVVAAGQGAHVARRLIKDDREREGYPPALAEHYDWLRSESEFTGDWAERPRWREWFESEIPEDYEPAEGVDLDELRETYIDAAFETKRTDEAVEALRERAHRRLLDHLDDDVIKDYLAERDERPAE from the coding sequence ATGACGGGCGACGCGTTCGACGTGGACGTCGTCGTGGTGGGCGGCGGCCCGTCCGGCTGTTCCGCGGGCGTCTTCCTGGCGCGCTACGGCTTCGAGACGCGGGTGTTCGACCGCGGCGTCGCCGCGCTCCCGCGCTCGGCGTTCCTCGCGAACTACCCGGGGTTCCCCGCGGGCATCGACATCGAGACGTTCACCGACCTCCTCCACGACCACGCCGAGACGGCCGGCTGCGACGTCGTTCCGGACATGGTCGAATCCGTCGACCACGGAGAGAGCGAGGGGTTCGTCGTCGAGACGCAAGAGGGCCGCGAGGTCGCGGCGCGCTACGTCGTCGCGGCGTCCTGGTACGACGGCGAGTACCTCCGACCGCTCACGGGCGGCGAGGCGTTCGAGGCGCACGAGCACGACGGCGACGAACACGAGCACTTCGATCCGGACTACGTCGACGCCGACGGCCGCACGCCCGTCGACGGCCTCTACGTCGTCGCCCCCGCCGGCCAGCGGAACGCCCAAGCCGTCGTCGCCGCCGGTCAGGGCGCACACGTCGCCCGCCGCCTCATCAAGGACGACCGCGAGAGAGAGGGGTATCCGCCCGCGCTCGCCGAACACTACGACTGGCTGCGCTCGGAGAGCGAGTTCACGGGCGACTGGGCCGAACGCCCGCGCTGGCGCGAGTGGTTCGAGAGCGAGATTCCCGAGGACTACGAGCCGGCCGAGGGCGTGGACCTCGACGAGCTCCGCGAGACCTACATCGACGCGGCGTTCGAGACGAAGCGCACGGACGAGGCGGTCGAGGCGCTCCGAGAGCGCGCACACCGCCGCCTCCTCGACCACCTCGACGACGACGTCATCAAAGACTACCTCGCCGAGCGCGACGAACGGCCCGCGGAGTAG
- a CDS encoding MATE family efflux transporter, translated as MQGRLFRTWRRVLALAWPVMTEQTLRTLMRTVDVLVTATFSPVAVVAVGLADLYGRIPLRVGIGLGAAAIALSSQDTGAGADANRDSAVSAALAMGVLAGVPVALAGVFFGVPLIGVFGADADTAALGATYLGIVLATAPARHVSIISARALQGTGDTRTPMYVNFVANGLNITGSLTLGLGLFGLPRLQVVGVAAATATANLVSAALLVATTYTSRTPIRLVRPRDLRVARQLVSLAVPKIAEGLSSTVAEFPFNAVLLGFGTPVNAGFQIGRRVYQQVTGPLSRGYRTAVSVLVGHALGDADPGEARYLGWSVTLLGVLTVGGVGVLTVHYADSLVALLAAGSPEALPYAADFARVYGITAGFVVAFTVLSGALNGASETRIPFAARLTGVFGGMLGVTYLLGVRAGWGPLGAYAGIAVQYVWMAAVAAFGFHFSDWAARAADMMAARGTPAGDD; from the coding sequence GTGCAGGGTCGGCTCTTCCGGACGTGGCGGCGCGTCCTCGCTCTCGCCTGGCCGGTGATGACGGAGCAGACGCTCCGCACGCTCATGCGGACCGTCGACGTCCTCGTCACCGCCACCTTCTCCCCCGTCGCCGTCGTCGCGGTCGGCCTCGCCGACCTCTACGGCCGCATCCCGCTCCGCGTCGGCATCGGCCTCGGCGCGGCCGCTATCGCGCTCTCCAGTCAGGACACCGGCGCGGGTGCGGACGCCAACCGTGACAGCGCCGTCAGCGCCGCGCTCGCCATGGGCGTCCTCGCCGGTGTCCCGGTCGCGCTCGCCGGCGTCTTCTTCGGCGTTCCCCTCATCGGCGTCTTCGGCGCGGACGCCGACACCGCCGCGCTCGGCGCGACCTACCTCGGCATCGTTCTCGCCACCGCCCCGGCCCGCCACGTCTCCATCATCTCCGCCCGCGCGCTCCAAGGAACGGGTGACACCCGCACCCCGATGTACGTCAACTTCGTCGCCAACGGGCTCAACATCACTGGTTCGCTCACGCTCGGCCTCGGCCTCTTCGGCCTCCCCCGCCTCCAGGTCGTCGGCGTCGCCGCCGCTACCGCCACCGCCAACCTCGTGTCCGCTGCACTTCTCGTCGCCACTACCTACACCTCGCGGACCCCCATCCGCCTCGTTCGCCCCAGAGACCTCCGCGTCGCCCGTCAGCTCGTCTCCCTCGCCGTCCCCAAAATCGCCGAGGGCCTCTCCAGCACTGTCGCCGAGTTCCCCTTCAACGCGGTTCTCCTCGGCTTCGGCACGCCCGTCAACGCCGGCTTCCAGATCGGCCGCCGCGTCTACCAGCAGGTCACCGGCCCGCTCTCTCGCGGCTACCGGACCGCGGTCAGCGTCCTCGTCGGGCACGCGCTCGGCGACGCCGACCCCGGCGAGGCCCGCTACCTCGGCTGGTCCGTCACCCTCCTCGGCGTCCTCACCGTCGGCGGCGTCGGCGTCCTCACCGTCCATTACGCCGACTCTCTCGTCGCTCTCCTCGCCGCCGGGTCCCCCGAGGCGCTGCCGTACGCCGCCGATTTCGCGCGCGTCTACGGTATCACGGCTGGCTTCGTCGTCGCCTTCACCGTTCTCTCCGGCGCGCTCAACGGCGCGAGCGAGACCCGCATTCCGTTCGCCGCTCGCCTCACCGGCGTCTTCGGCGGGATGCTCGGCGTCACTTACCTCCTCGGCGTTCGCGCCGGCTGGGGCCCGCTCGGTGCCTACGCCGGTATCGCCGTCCAGTACGTCTGGATGGCCGCCGTCGCCGCCTTCGGCTTCCACTTCTCCGACTGGGCCGCTCGCGCCGCCGACATGATGGCCGCCCGCGGCACCCCCGCCGGCGACGACTGA
- the citZ gene encoding citrate synthase, giving the protein MSDELKKGLEGVLVAESSLSYIDGDVGKLVYRGYTIEDLAANATYEEVLYLLWHGELPTREELDAFRTDMAEERALSAETQELVRSLAEADEEPMAALRTATSSLSAADPDADADPTDEAANLAKGKRITAKLPTVVAAFTRIRNGEDPVEPREDLDHAANFLYMLNGEEPTEVAADVFDQALVLHADHGLNASTFSAMVTASTLADVHSAVTSAVGTLSGSLHGGANANVMRMLEEVDASGKDPVQWVEDALDNGERVAGFGHRVYNVKDPRAKILGEQSEELGEAAGDKKWYEMSAAIENYMKEEKGLAPNVDFYSATTYYQMGIPVDIYTPIFAMSRAGGWVAHVLEQYEDNRLIRPRARYAGAKDQSWTPIDER; this is encoded by the coding sequence ATGTCCGACGAACTGAAGAAGGGTCTCGAAGGCGTCCTCGTCGCCGAATCGTCGCTGAGCTACATCGACGGGGACGTCGGGAAGCTCGTCTACCGCGGGTACACCATCGAGGACCTCGCGGCGAACGCGACCTACGAGGAAGTCCTCTATCTGCTCTGGCACGGTGAGCTCCCGACGCGCGAGGAGCTCGACGCGTTCCGCACGGACATGGCCGAGGAACGCGCGCTGAGCGCGGAGACACAGGAGCTCGTGCGGTCGCTCGCCGAGGCGGACGAGGAGCCGATGGCGGCGCTCCGCACGGCGACGTCCTCGCTCTCCGCGGCCGACCCGGACGCGGACGCCGACCCGACCGACGAGGCCGCGAACCTCGCGAAGGGGAAGCGCATCACGGCGAAACTCCCGACGGTGGTCGCGGCGTTCACGCGCATCCGGAACGGCGAGGACCCCGTCGAGCCCCGCGAGGACCTCGACCACGCCGCGAACTTCCTCTACATGCTGAACGGCGAGGAGCCAACCGAGGTCGCCGCCGACGTCTTCGACCAGGCGCTCGTCCTGCACGCCGACCACGGCCTGAACGCCTCCACGTTCTCCGCGATGGTCACCGCCTCTACGCTCGCCGACGTCCACTCCGCCGTCACCTCGGCGGTCGGCACGCTCTCCGGCAGCCTGCACGGCGGCGCGAACGCGAACGTCATGCGGATGCTCGAAGAGGTCGACGCGTCCGGCAAAGACCCCGTCCAGTGGGTCGAGGACGCCCTCGACAACGGCGAGCGCGTCGCCGGGTTCGGCCACCGCGTCTACAACGTCAAGGACCCGCGCGCGAAGATTCTCGGCGAGCAGTCCGAGGAGCTCGGCGAGGCCGCCGGCGACAAGAAGTGGTACGAGATGAGCGCCGCCATCGAGAACTACATGAAGGAAGAGAAGGGTCTCGCGCCGAACGTCGACTTCTACTCCGCCACCACCTACTACCAGATGGGCATCCCCGTCGACATCTACACGCCCATCTTCGCGATGTCGCGCGCCGGCGGCTGGGTCGCACACGTCCTCGAACAGTACGAGGACAATCGCCTCATCCGCCCGCGCGCCCGCTACGCCGGCGCGAAAGACCAGTCCTGGACGCCCATCGACGAGCGGTAG